The Lolium rigidum isolate FL_2022 chromosome 2, APGP_CSIRO_Lrig_0.1, whole genome shotgun sequence genomic interval TTGGGATAAAGCAAGAAGTAAAAACTATGGACTTTATTCCCAAACGGTTAGCTCTTGAAAACAAGGAATCTAAGCTCAAAGAGGTAGACAacaacaagaagacgaagaaataaCCCGATGAGCCTGCAACGACAGTACCAACTGTCAAAGCTTCGACATCAGTCATTAGAGCCTCAGCAGAAGGCACTAATCATTTTGCAGCAATTTCCAACGCTTCTACAGAAACTATCAGCACCGCCCAGGAAGCCATCGGCATATTAGCAGACGTCGGTAAAACCAAGGAAGACCCTCCTCTTACTTAAGAAGTCGAGCGGTGGCATACACCTTTACTTTTCGTAGCATTTTATTTCCAATAAGGCTTTCTAAGCCATAGCAATTTAGTTTATCATATCGTTGCAGACTTATTAATAAAGTTCAAGTTCCGTCTATGCAAGCATTCGATTGATTCGGGACACCCGGAATTTTTTTCAAGATCTTCGCATACTACCGCGTACTGCGACTTCAGAAAATATTAATACAGttagtgatacgttgcaaacgcaagatgccatagtgtcagttccctgttttctgttgttttgtatttcagaaaagttgtactggaaatattctcggaattggacgaaataaaagccaaagtttctatttttcccggagcgaagacggagtccagagcagagacggaggagggccacagggtggccagatcTACCCTAGGcacggcctggacctggcccgcgcctaggggtggtctggggccaccaggcctccaccgacctcacccttccgcctatataaagatcccgacgcaaaaaccctaaatatacaagccgccgcacacgaaaagtttcgtagctccgccgccattgcAGACGAGATTcgagggacataagtctctgttccggcaccctgccgggacggggaattgcccccggagccatctccatcaactccactgccatctccatcaccgttgctgactcccatgatgaggagggagtagttctcccccggggctgagggctctaccggtagctatgtggtttatctctctctcgcatgatgttatctttatgtgaccatgagctttgtaatctagatgtcgttatgctattcaagtggattttacctatgtgatctctagactccttgtcccacgtgtgtaaaggtgtgggtgtgtgcaccgtgtgggtctcttaggctatatttcacagaatacctgTTCActaaattatgatttgagttggatgtctctatgaaattgtggtgtgttagtaccttctatgaatgctcaaagtgcagcgtggagtgttcattagtacttgggaatacatctttaaggttttcttttgcagccctacatggtgaattagtgttcattatccaaccggagagtagttcagagttgtatagtgaagtgcttatatttatattcctttatgatatcattgtggagagtgaccactagtgaaagtatgatccctaggccttatttccaaacatcgaatcaccgtttatttactgttttactgcatatttacttgctaccatatttatttcagattgttatcatcactcatattcatccatatcggcTCCTTATAACAGAATTATTCGAAGTAAAGTTGGCATCCGATAGAGTctactcgacttgagtctacgcaaggTTGCAAACATCCATccgtagactcgggggctactcccatcgggagcgctggacgagcACCAGATAAAAACGAAAAGAATCCGAAGAACAACGGACCTGAAGGTTCCAGCAGATCTAGGATCAAGCccgaggacttgattctgtgtagggtaacgttgttttgccatcgacgGTTAACCATCATTAATTTATCGAATAAGGCTGGGCTCGTTACTTTTATCCCTTACGTACTATAAAACTGTGTGACTTCGCCCGAAGTCTTTGAGGACCCGATACACTATAAGATATCGGATGACGAAGCAAGTTCAAAAAACATCGACATcaaaatcttcgagtagtacacctTGAGTTACGCACAGGTGCAAACAtctgtccctagactcgggggctactcccatcgggagcactcgacgcgcacccgatatccgACAATTTTGACTTCATGGCGAATGAGAAGGTTCAATTCTTTTTGACAGTTAAGGATATTCGGATGAAGGCAAttatagtccctgcccgaagccttacttcggccagtcactcgggggctactaatgtgggcattacccttcgggtacccgacattagtctacctcccatggcccaactaggggcccatgaagattgcccaaaGACTAAGGTGGGCCCATACGTCGGTTCCAACAAAGGAGACCTACCAGAAGAtgaattcttgatgaacaaggcaagaagacatcGTTGAAGGAAAGACTAGATTAGATTTCATTATAACCTAGTTGACTTCGGACATGACTCTCGGGatctggcctgctatataaaggccaggagaggtccTGCCGAACAACAGAACAATATTACGTAGAACCACCACAACttagagcacaaaccctagaatccttgcctctcgGTGAGTCGACCATAGTAtcttatcggctaccccattgtgacctgatatattcgataatcaagatcagacaagcaggaagtaagggttttacctcatcgagggccctgcaCCTGGGTAAatttctctccccgtttgtttggtaaccgatgtctcgtgctggCCTGCAGGATTCTGTCAACTCTAAATCCCTCATGGTGGTCACTGCCGAGAAGCACCCTCGTCAATTACAATGATCAATTTTGTGTCACATAAATTACATTTTAATAGAATTATTGTTAGTTGAGCAAACAAAATAGGGTGTATCTAGTTCTGACGGATAACTAAGTCATATAACGCCATCAAATTTCAGTTGCAGCTCATGAGTAGCATGAATCATAGAAATCTCTAGTGTTCCGTTTTTTTTGTTAGTTGCATGTCCAATTCCAACTGAAAATATCTCAGTTTGCAACCTCACTTGAAACTACAAAAACTTAGTTGTAATTCAACTTGTAACTAATTTATATGCACGAATCATGATGTAAATGAAGGGTGCACGCCATAACTTAGGGCATCgctagcggcgcgacgcaaacggtcgctcagcgaccgtttttgtccgtcgtgaccggaaatgcatctggggcctgctccagcggggcgacgcaaagtgaccgggccgtccgcggagacgcaaacctggcccaaatatgcgccaggtttgcgtctccgcggacgctcggcggttgatacgtctccgacgtatcgataatttcttatgttctatgccatattattgatgatacctacatgttttatgcacactttatgtcatattcgtgcattttctggaactaacctattaacaagatgccgaagtgccgttcttgttttctgccgtttttggtttcgtaaatcctagtaacgaaatattctcggaattggacgaaacaaaaacccgggggcctatttttccacggagcttccggaagaccgaagaacatacgaagtggggccacgaggtggccggaccacatggcggcgcggccaaggagggcccgcgccgcccgtggtgtgggcccctcgtcgggccccgactcgcccttccgcctacttaaagcctccgtcgcgaaacccccgatgcgaaaaaccacgatatggaaaaccttatcgagacgccgccgccgccgatcccatctcgggggattcggagatctcctccggcacctcgccggagaggggattcatctcccggaggactctacaccgccatggtcgcctccggagtgatgagtgagtagttcacccctggactatgggtccatagcggtagctagatggttgtcttctcctcattgtgcttcattgttggatcttgtgagctgcctaacatgatcaagatcatctatccgtaattctatatgttgtgtttgtcgggatccgatggatagagaataccatgtcatgttaattatcaagttattacatatgtgttgtttatgatcttgcatgctctccgttattagtagaggctcggccaagtttttactcttaactccaagagggagtatttatgctcgatagtgggttcatgcccgcattgacaccgggggagtgacgaaacccctaaggttgtgttgtgtcgttgccactagggataaaacattgatgctatgtccgaggatgtagttgttgattacattacgcaccatacttaatgcaattgtctcgttgttagcaacttaataccggaggggttcggatgataacccgaaggtggactttttaggcatagatgcagttggatggcggtctatgtactttgtcgtaatgcccaattaaatctcactatacttatcatgtcatgtatgtgcattgttatgccctctctatttgtcaattgcccgaccgtaatttgttcacccaacatgcttttatcttatgggagagacacctctagtgaactgtggaccccggtccattcttttatactcgaaatacaaatctgtcgcaatacttgtttttactattttctctcgcaaacaatcatcttccacacaatacggttaattctttgttacagcaagccggtgagattgacaacctcactcgtttcgttggggcaaagtactttggttatgttgtgcaggttccacgttggcgccgaatctccggtgttgcgccgcactacatcccgccgccatcaaccttcaacgtgcttcttggctcctcctggttcgataaaccttggtttctttctgagggaaaacttgctgctgtgcgcatcataccttcctcttggggttgcccaacgaacgtgtgaaatacacgccatcagcggtcgcgccgagtgtccgccgaaaaagacgtaggacccgcgcgtcagtggctagagggcgatattattcccgccactggccattcccccgCGCGAAATTGGAAACTAGACtggcgcgagcagtccagaagcgatggacgtcctcgccgccgcagctacctccatggatgcggagcaaaccctcgcacccgccgccgccccacactcccccgtagccacggccATAGCCAGaatggaggctgcagctccggcggaagcaaagcgggccgccaccggcggcggctgggAGGAAAAGCCGAAGgaggcaaagaaggtgctctccgtgGAGGAGAAAATCGTGGAGgtcgcgaaccgtcgcgggcggcgcaagaaccagaagatcaagactgccgcggccgccaaccagcaggtctggcagatgcagatcaaagccggcgtcgcgcaagtagccctccatccgaccttagcggagggctacatgatcgtcaagagagaggggatcgccggcgtcgctcctccggcctcttcggtcagctcggtaagttcccagctgcgccctggaactcccgctcccttgcagggccacgcggcgtcgcggttcgcctccggcctgccgccggtgaagttgaccggggcggcggttcccgacctcaaccggacgcctagaagcggtgactcctgcccgggcgcgacacagaagacgcgccaggtgccggaggagagcatgccgcagccccgcatcctgttcgacgaaatggcgccgcctgcgccgacgatggacgacccggtacgtgagctctgtcaATGTGTGGGAGTGtcgtgtatcatgcgtctgatgtccggtcattcgtaggactattggaaggaccgccatgattcaggcatccaggaaattatctacggcggcggcttcgttcgcgatGATCGGGTCGGGACAGGCGCGCATGATGACTGGCCAccaacgcaagatgcggaggacatcgacaccgcacggctgttcgccacccacaaacgcagccaacacccgtgtccgtcgacgacttcgacgacgcgccaacacagcctGTCCCCACGGACATTGCCACGAAGAAGAAGGGCAAGAGCTtgaggacacaaggcttcgtcgacgacgaggataagTGTTTGTGTGAAGCGTGGCTGGCAACAACCCAAGATTGTATCAATGGCgcccagcaaaagggcaaggtctattgggccaaggtcttgcagcagtacaacgagactAGGATGCACCCGTCCTACCATATCACAGGCCCTCGAACGGAAGAGTCCCTCCGGAAAAGacggaactacatcaaacaagagacaagcaagttctactcggcggtcgaacatgctattaacaaccccgtaagcggcactagcgtcatgacagtggtaaacacgatacaaccatcatcattctacacAATTTGCGTCATTGCGTCAATTTGCGTCattgtacatcattggcggctatgattgcaggtatcccgcgccttggagaagttcagggcgacgcacaagaagggcttccatatggtccattgttggGAGGTGCTCAAAGACAACAACAAGTGGATGATAAGCTTTGCGGCCTACCAAGAAGCCGTGAAGAATGGGACAGCGGTCaccctcgacggcgaagacgacgatcaaggccgtccagtccttccacctcgtccacgaggccataaggctaccaaggccgatcttgtccgggaggcgcaggccatagtgttcacgcagagcatggagaagataacgGCCGACAACCGTGCCTCCATGGCTGGTAGGGACGataagaggcgtctggaaaaagaggccgcaactgccatctaccagaacctcgccaaggaggtcctcgatttccaaaggctggacatcgaggccaaaaaggcagacgccgaggccaaattgcgtgcagaagacacaacgatcatgcttgccgacttgagcggcgtcgacgacgacaccagggcatggttcatgaagaggcgcgccgaaatccgcgcgcgagacgcctgatcgccggcgccatgcgcccagcaccttggcctccttttggacttttttttattgctgttcaagccttgttgtgccccttttgctccactttgcgccgtacgagctgcaaagtgtgatgaacttgtttcagccctcaatttgcggctgtaatttcgtgcaaagtcGATGCTATttcatcttttttgaattctggcctcAGCCGAAaatgcatcgccccgctggagccaaccccagacgcatacggacgcacgaccatttctgcgtccgccaggcgacgcaaacggacgcccgcggacactttgaacgtccgaaatgcgtcgcgccgctggagatgcccttagaactAACTTAGTTCACATCTAGTTGAGAACTAGCATATTCCAACAATATATGTCCTATATTCTCTTGGCTCTGAAATAAGTTTTAAATATGTCTAAATATAGTTGTATCTTGGAAAGGTTGCGACATAGGCATGTATTACAATGGTTGAGAAATTACTTTATGAAGAAACAGGTCATACTTCATGAAAAATTACTTTACTACAATGAGACACACTCCATCTTACCGTAGGATTCACATGGGCATGATATCCCAAAAGTCTCAATCCTATATTTTTTGATATTTCTATATTTTTCCTATCTTATAAAGCAAATGAGCCATTAGGATGCCATTTTTCTACTCCCAATTAATTACTGCCAAAATATGCTGACGCGCTCCCACTTCTGTGCCGCTAATCTCGGCGACGATGGCACCCAAATCTCCACTTACCAGTAAATCTGATTTGTCTAATCTCCTCTGCTACCACCAGCGTGCCACGTAGCTGTGTGAAGCTTGCGAGGTGCGCCGCTGTCCCATGACAGGCGCCGCTGCCTACAAAAGAAAGGCACGCCGGGCGCGCAGCCCAACACCGGCCGGCGGCGAAAAGGTTCGGTCGCCTTGCCAAGTGTTGTCACCTTGCTCCTGCTCCACGTTCTTCCCGAACCCTCCACCGCCTCTTAATACGCGGCGGCCCTATCCCGGCAACGGCAGCGCAGCCATTAAATTCTTTCCCGAGCGATTGATTTGTGGAGTAGGATAGGATAGGAGTAACACCGATCCAgcgcgtgcgtgtgtgtgtgtgtgtggtgtttgTTGGTCGGCGGCGATGGACCAGCCGCAGCGCAAGAGCAGCCTGAGGTCCTACGGGTCGGCCAGGTCGCTGTCCCGGTCGGGCGAGCAGGACCTGCTGTCGGACCCCGGCGAGCGGCGGGAGGTGGTCGTCAAGATCGACGGCAACGGCAACGGCCCCGCGCCCTTCTCCATCTCCGGCCCCGTTCCCGGCGCGGACGtcggcgcgccggcggcggccgggaatgCGACCTCGAACGCCGCCACCTCGACGAAGCCGAGCAGGAAGCTGTCGAGCGCCGGCAGCTCGCCGACCAAGGGCTGGGACGACGGGACCTACGACTTCTGGAAGAACGAGGGCGGCGGGAAAGGGGACGGCCCCGCGCGCCGCGTCGAGGACTTCAGCTTCAAGAACCGCCCGGcgaagccgccgccgtcgtcgccgccgctgtcCCCCTCGCTCAATCCAACACagcccaacgccgccgccgccgccgcggcggagggcggcggcgaggacCCGCCCACGCGCCTCATCGGGAACTTCCTCCGCAAGCAGATGGCGTCCGGCGCCGAGCTGTCCCTCGACCTCGACctggagatggaggaggacaTCGGGCGGTCGTCCTCGCAGCCGTCCATGTCCCGCGAGCGGGAGGCCGCGCGCGTCTCCTTCAAGGACCACAagagctcctcctcgtcgtcttcctccgacTCCGACGACGCCggcgggcgccgccgccgcaggcgCGCCACGGATGACAGCGAGGTGATACGCGGCCCCAATACCTCCACCCCGGCCGGAGCGGGGCCGCTGCTGCGGGCCAAGACGCGCTCCCGGCTCATGGACCCGCCGCCGCAGTCGCCGGTCTCGGCGCGCGCCATCGACGAGGAGCCGCGCAAGTCGTCCGCCCTGCGGCCGCCCAAGTCCGGCCAGTTCCCGTCGGGGCGCATGACCGGCAGGTCCGGCCAGTTCCCGTCGGGGCGCAAGACCGGCAACAAGTCCGGCGCCGTCGGCAAGTCAGGccccatggaggaggaggaggacgaccccttCATCGACGACGACATCCCCGACGACTTCAAGCGCGGGAAGCTGGACACGCTCACCATACTGCAGTGGATCAGCCTGGTGCTCATCATCGGGGCGCTGGTGTGCAGTCTCACCATCAAGAGGCTGGCCAGGAAGAAGCTCTGGGAGCTGCACCTCTGGAAGTGGGAGCTGCTCGTCTTCGTGCTCATCTGCGGCCGCCTCGTCTCCGGCTGGGTCATCCGGATCGCCGTCTTCTGCGTCGAGCGCAACTTCGTGCTGCGGAAGCGCGTGCTCTACTTCGTCTACGGCGTGCGCGGCGCCGTGCAGAACGCGCTCTGGCTCGGCCTGGTGCTCGCATCCTGGCACTTCCTCTTCGACGAGAACGTCCCGACCAAAACGCTGGTGCTGCCCTATGTCACAAAGATACTCTTCTGCTTGCTCGTCGCCACACTCATCCGGCTTGTCAAGACGCTGCTGCTCAAGGTGCTCGCCTCCTCCTTCCATGTCTCAACATACTTTGATCGGATTCAAGAGGCGTTGTTCAACCAATATGTCGTCGAGACGCTCTCCGGGCCGCAGCTCGTCGATGAAGACTATGTACTTGCCGAGGTGCGTGAGCTCCAGCGCGCAGGCGCAACTATCCCGAAAGAGCTCCGTGCCGCCTTGCCAGCCAAGAACCTATCAGGGCAGAGGAGCATCAGGATCTCGGGTTTGAtttctaaaggagaaggaagcagtcAGCTGTCGAAGGAGAAAAAACAACGTGAACTTGATGAAGGGATCACCATTGACAAGCTCCATAGGCTCAATCAGAAGAACGTCTCAGCGTGGAACATGAAGAGGTTGATGAAGATTGTTCGGTTTGGGACGCTCACCACAATGGATGAGCAGATTCAGCAGGCAACAGGAGATGGGGATGAGTCAGGGACGCAGATTCGCAGTGAATATGAGGCCCAAGTGGCCGCCAAGAAGATCTTCCAGAATGTAGCCAAGCCTGGATCCAAGTAAGCATTTCTTTGCAGTGTTTTAATAGGCATCCTTATCTTTTAGTTATAAATTACATCGTCTTAATTTCCAATTGTCTAGATTCTAGACCAGATAAACAACCCTTAGATTTATGTACTACACTGCTTTGTTTAATTTGCACTGCAAAGAGGATATTGAATTACAGAAATGAACAAGAATTCTTAACCAAAATGCCCTCATTTTCAGTATTCCAAATGTTTTATAGTTCAAAGTATAGGGCAAGTTCTTGATACATATCCTTGACCGTGTATGACCGAATAATGCAGGTACATATACTTGGCAGACTTGATGCGCTTCATGAGGCAGGAGGAAGCCATCAAAGCTATGCATCTTTTTGAAGGAGCGCAGGAGCACTGTAGGGTCAGCAAGAGGTCTCTGAAGAACTGGGTGGTAATGATCTTGTTGAAGTATACTATCTATGTTCCATTAAGGATTAACATTGACTTCTGACTTCAAGATACGTTTCCTAACATTGTCACATGGTTTCTCTTGCAGGTGAACGCATTTAGAGAGCGCAAAGCTCTTGCCCTGACACTCAATGACACAAAAACCGCTGTGAACAAGCTCAGCCAGATGGGCAATGTTGTCGTTGGCCTCATAGTGTTTGCTCTCTGGCTTCTCATTCTTGGCATAGCGACGACGCATTTCTTCGTCTTCATCAGCTCGCAGCTTCTTGTGGCAGTGTTTGTGTTTGGGAATACCATGAAGACAATCTTTGAGGCCATTATTTTCTTGTTCGTGATGCATCCTTTCGACGTCGGTGACCGCTGCGAAATTGAGGAAGTACAGGTACTGAATATCGTCTCTGTGCCCCTTGTTTATTTTGAATTGATGAATATCACCTTCGCGTTCGTTGGCTGAAGTTCAAGCGCTTGAATTCCAGGTCGTTGTAGAGGAAATGAATATCATGACGACGGTCTTCCTCCGTTACGACAACCTGAAGATCTATTATCCAAACAGTGTACTGGCCACCAAGCCGATTTTCAATTTCTACAGGAGTCCTGATATGGGAGAAGGGGTTGACTTTTCTATTCATGTTGCCACGCCTGTGGAGAAGCTGGCCCTCATGAAGGAAAGAATATTACGGTGCGTATCTTTGTTTCTATTATCTCAGTTTGGTGTTCACAACTGGCGTAAATGTAATGCTGAGGACTTCCCTCGGTTACTTGTCAAATCTAGTAGGCAGGCATGTTAGTTGttgttatcaaaaaaaaaaaaaaggcatgtTAGTTGTTGTAGCAGCATTTATGTTTGTAATTTGTTGCATTGTTTGCTGCTGATGTTACCACATCAgactaacaaaaaaaaatcacttgTGGCTCCACAGTTACATCGACTCCAAGAAGGAACATTGGTATCCCGGTGCGATGGTTGTCCTCCGAGACGTCGATGACACCAACAAGCTGAAAGTATCCATATGGCTCCGGCACACGCTCAACTTCCAGGACATGGGGATGAGGTTCGTGAGGAGGGAGCTGGTGCTGCAGGAGATGATCAGGGTCCTGAAGGACCTCGACATCGAGTACCGGATGTTGCCACTTGATGTGAACGTGAGGAATGCGCCCCCTCTTCAGTCCACGAGGATGCCGACGACATGGAACTACTCCTGAAGCAGCTCCGGGTGCGCCGAGAATAGCTTGTGAGAAACCGCAGATACAGGAATTAGCTTCCTCGTCTTGTGGTGAGAGCTGCAGGAGCCTGGTAGTAACTAGCAGGTAGCAGATAGACGCATATAGAGTGAACATTGGTGCGGTCTGTAGTGAGTGTGCTATGTATTAGTATGAAATGCTCTGGTACATTTGATGATAGGCATATACAGTGAACATTAGAAATGGTTGAAAGAAGTCACAGTTGTATAAGAGACGGGAATGCCGGCAATCTTTTTGTCTGAATCTTCTCGTGATAGAACGAGACCAGAGCTTCAACCGTCTCCTCCCGGTGCGGTACGCCAGCCTCGGCCAGAGGCCGGAGCGTTTTGCCTCTTGCATGAAGCCTTGTCCACGCGATCCTGACGCCGACTGCTCGGCGCGAGCGCGACGGGAGAGAGAGAATAAACAGCTCTTCCTGCGAGCGCGACTGCGCTGGTGTGAAGTCGCGTTCGTGGCCGTTGCGTCAGACCGTGTGATGCATCTGATGCAAAGGCTCGGCCCGGCGCGAGCTGTTATCTTGTGGTGCGCACTGAAGCACCATCAGCCACTGCCTGATTCCTATTTAGCGTCGTAATCGTGGGAATGATCGCAGCTGACATCGTGTGTAAAGTTACACGTTTAAATGAGAATTAGAGAAACTTTAGCTAGCGGATGCTTAAAATTACAGCCATTTttctcttcataatatatgtgtaatACGAactccattccaattttgcatcaATATAGTCCAAACTGCACACGTTTGAACATTACAAATTGCTGAACATGAAAATCGAAACATAATAATATAGTCAAACACAAGAAATGTTTGAACCAAAACATGAACAAGCACCGCCAGAACTATAGCCAACGCAGTCATCAATTCTCCGGTACATGTCAAGAAATGCTTGGAGCATGCCCGCATTTCTATGAGGACTGGCAGATGTGCCAACATAGTAATACTCATGGTCCAAACTCCTTGTTCCTCTCATCCTCTGGTATCGCGTTGTGGGGAGTTGCAGAAGTCGTCGCAGTGCTTTCTAAGGTCTTCTTGTCCCAGAAGCGGGCAGAGTTTTACA includes:
- the LOC124692882 gene encoding mechanosensitive ion channel protein 6-like, with the translated sequence MDQPQRKSSLRSYGSARSLSRSGEQDLLSDPGERREVVVKIDGNGNGPAPFSISGPVPGADVGAPAAAGNATSNAATSTKPSRKLSSAGSSPTKGWDDGTYDFWKNEGGGKGDGPARRVEDFSFKNRPAKPPPSSPPLSPSLNPTQPNAAAAAAAEGGGEDPPTRLIGNFLRKQMASGAELSLDLDLEMEEDIGRSSSQPSMSREREAARVSFKDHKSSSSSSSSDSDDAGGRRRRRRATDDSEVIRGPNTSTPAGAGPLLRAKTRSRLMDPPPQSPVSARAIDEEPRKSSALRPPKSGQFPSGRMTGRSGQFPSGRKTGNKSGAVGKSGPMEEEEDDPFIDDDIPDDFKRGKLDTLTILQWISLVLIIGALVCSLTIKRLARKKLWELHLWKWELLVFVLICGRLVSGWVIRIAVFCVERNFVLRKRVLYFVYGVRGAVQNALWLGLVLASWHFLFDENVPTKTLVLPYVTKILFCLLVATLIRLVKTLLLKVLASSFHVSTYFDRIQEALFNQYVVETLSGPQLVDEDYVLAEVRELQRAGATIPKELRAALPAKNLSGQRSIRISGLISKGEGSSQLSKEKKQRELDEGITIDKLHRLNQKNVSAWNMKRLMKIVRFGTLTTMDEQIQQATGDGDESGTQIRSEYEAQVAAKKIFQNVAKPGSKYIYLADLMRFMRQEEAIKAMHLFEGAQEHCRVSKRSLKNWVVNAFRERKALALTLNDTKTAVNKLSQMGNVVVGLIVFALWLLILGIATTHFFVFISSQLLVAVFVFGNTMKTIFEAIIFLFVMHPFDVGDRCEIEEVQVVVEEMNIMTTVFLRYDNLKIYYPNSVLATKPIFNFYRSPDMGEGVDFSIHVATPVEKLALMKERILRYIDSKKEHWYPGAMVVLRDVDDTNKLKVSIWLRHTLNFQDMGMRFVRRELVLQEMIRVLKDLDIEYRMLPLDVNVRNAPPLQSTRMPTTWNYS